From the Rhizomicrobium palustre genome, the window CGAGACAATCCAGCTCGATCTTTTCGCGGCCTATGAGGTGCAGAACTGGCGGCTGGGGCTCAACGTGATCAATGCCACGGACCGGCTGAATTACGCGCAGAGCTTTTCCAATCGCGCCACGCCCGCGCCATCGCGCACCTTCATGTTCTCCGTCTCCACCGCCTATTAATGGGGCTGACATGCTGATCCGCATCCCAGAGGTTCTTTTGTCCGAAGAGGTGGCTCACTGCCGAACGGTGCTGGAAGCGGCGTCCTGGGTGGATGGCAAGGTGACGGCGGGGGCGCAATCGCGCGAGGCCAAACAGAATCTGCAAATCCCGCAGAATTCCGAGGCCGCGCGCGAATTGGGCGAGATCATCTTGCGGCGGCTCGGCACCAATCCGGCGTTCACTTCGGCGGCCTTGCCGCTGCGCGTGTATCCGCCGCTGTTCAATCGCTACGATGAGGGGATGCATTTCGGCACCCATATCGATAATGCGATCCGCCCGGTGCCAGGCGTCAATCTGCGCGTGCGGACCGATCTTTCCGGCACACTGTTCTTAACCGCGCCGGAAGATTATGACGGCGGTGAACTTGTCATCGAAGATACCTATGGTGAGCAGCGCGTGAAGTTCTCGGCGGGCGATATGGTGCTATATCCGGCCACCAGCCGCCATCGGGTCGAGGCCGTCACGCGCGGCAGCCGCTGGTGTTCCTTTTTCTGGATTCAGTCCATGGTGCGCGACGGAGAAGCTCGCGCCACTCTGTTTGATCTGGACACGGCCATTCAGTCTTTGCGCGCTAAATCGGGCGAAAGCGAAGAGGCGGTGCGGCTAACCGGGGTCTATCATAATTTGTTGCGCCGCTGGGCGGAGGTTTAGGGGATTATGTTTCGCAAGGTTTTGTTTCAGGCCCATCTTTGGACGGGGCTGATTTTAGGTATTGTCTTTGTTGTGCTGGGGGTGACGGGGGCGCTTCTGGTCTATCAGAAAGAGCTGATCGCGCTGGGCCAGAAGCCCTTGCCGCGGGCCGAGAGCCAGGGGGCGATGCTCTCCGCCGATGCTTTGATCGCGGCAGGCAAAGCCGCGGTGCCCGGCAAGACCGATAACGTCACCCTGGTTTTCCCCAAGGAGCAGGGCGAGGCTGCTGCCGTCTTTATGCGGAAGGTTGAGGGTGGCAAGCACGGGCATAAAGCCCGTGGCGAGATGCGCGGGCCCAAAGCAGGCATGGATGGCGACGGTGGCCGCAAGAATTACACCTATGTCTATCTCGATCCTGTGTCCGGCAAAGTGCTGGATGTGCGCGATACTAAGCTCAATCCCTTCTTCGCCACGCTGCATCAGCTTCATGCCAATCTGATGCTGGGCCCGGACGGGCGCCAAGTGGTGGGCTGGTTCGGCGCGGGCATGCTGCTTCTGGGCCTCAGCGGGATCTATCTGTGGTGGCCGCGGCGCGGCGCCTGGAAATACGCCTTCGGCATTCGCAAACACGCCAAGGGCTATCTCTTTCACCGCGATCTGCACGGGGCGGCGGGCATCTGGTTTTGGGTGGTGTTTGTGATCGTCACCTTTTCGGGCGTGGTGATTTCATTCCCTGCCACGTCGCGCGCCACCTTTGTGGCCGAGAAGCCTGCCTTCGATTTGCGCCGCGGGCCTGTGGTGCAGCCAGTTGAGGGCGTCGATCCCATCGGTGCGGATGCTGCGATCACGCTGGTGAAGAAGGAAATCCCGGGGGCGCAGCTCGCCACCATCAGCTTTCCCGGCAAGCCCGACGAGACCTTGCGCGTGACGTTGCAGGGCGATCCCGCAACCATTGCGTTTGTCGATCCCTATGCCAAGAGGATCGCGGGCTGGCGCAATAAGCCTGCGGATTTCGTCTCCTGGCAGCGCATCTTGCATGATGGCCGTGGCTGGGGACCGGTGTGGCGCGCGCTGGTGTGCATTTCCGGGCTGCTACCGCTGCTCTTCACGATCACAGGCACAGTGATGTGGCTGAAAAAGCGTAAGGGCAAAACGGCAGCGCTCCGGGTGGTCTAATATTCGGCAAGGATCGCTTGGCGTGCCTCGCGCAGCCGCGGTCCGACCCGCACCAGGAAGTCTTTCAAGAAGAAGACACCATAGATACCGCTTTTGCGGTCGATAAAGGGCAGTGTGCCGAAAGCGCCAGGGCTGGAGACGAGGGTGCAGTGTTTATCCGCGTCCCAGCGCTCGCACCAATTGCCTAAGCCATATTGCGCGCCTTCGCTGACGCCGGGGGGCATGAAACCGCGTTCAAGCCCGAGCGTCTGCGCGGTTTCCATCGCGGCTATGGCTTGTGGCGAGAGGATCTGGTGATCCTTGAAACGCCCGTTCGCGGCCAGCATGGTGAGAAACTTCATATAGTCATCCGCTGTGGTCACCACGCCGCCTTGCAGAAGCGGGTTCAGGGTTTCGCTGGCGGCTACGCGGGCGCCACGGCGGGGATGTTCCCAACGCGTAGAGGTCATGCCGAGCGGTATCGCGATGCGCTCATTGAATAGATCGGCCCAGCGCTTGCCGGTGACTTTTTCCACCATCGCGCCTGCCACCTGAAATCCGGGGCCGCCATATTCGAACACGGCACCGGGCGGATGGGCGAGCGGACGTTTGGCGACTTCCGCCGCGCTCTCGGCCAGGGTGATGCGCGGGTCTTGGCTGATATCGATATGGCCTTTGCGCAAAGAGCCAGTGCCTGCGGTTTGTGCGAGCAGCATGCGCAAGGTGATGGTGCTTTTCTCACCGGAAAATTCCGGCAGTACTTTCGAGATGGGCTCATCCAGCGAGAGCTTGCCTTCATCCACCACCGTCATCACCAGCGCGGCCGTCATCCATTTGCTGGCAGAGGCGATATCGTATTGAGTGGAGGCATCGATTTTGCCGATATCGACGCGATAAAGCTGTTTGCCGTCCTTCATCACAATCGCTGTGACGCCGGACACACCGCTTTTGACGATGGCCAGCAGATTATCGTTGACCGCTTTTGGGACGGAAGCCCCGCTTGTTTGTATCGCGGGCGGATTAATGGTGCTTTCGACGCGATGAGCAACCCGCCGCGCCGCCATCATGCAGCCGGAGAGCACAAGCGAGGCGGCCAGAGCGGCAATGAGTTTTTTCATGAAATATTCCCTTTAGTCTAAGAGAGCCCGGCCGTTGGGGGGGACGAAGCGGCCGGGCTCCACGCGGTTCTCAGTTCTGGGGTCTATTGACTGAGCCGCTACGCGAAATGCTGCCGCCATTCGGACCGGTGGTGTTCGAATACCAGCTTGAACCATTCTCATCGCGGCTGACACCGCCGTTATGCGTCCAG encodes:
- a CDS encoding Fe2+-dependent dioxygenase is translated as MLIRIPEVLLSEEVAHCRTVLEAASWVDGKVTAGAQSREAKQNLQIPQNSEAARELGEIILRRLGTNPAFTSAALPLRVYPPLFNRYDEGMHFGTHIDNAIRPVPGVNLRVRTDLSGTLFLTAPEDYDGGELVIEDTYGEQRVKFSAGDMVLYPATSRHRVEAVTRGSRWCSFFWIQSMVRDGEARATLFDLDTAIQSLRAKSGESEEAVRLTGVYHNLLRRWAEV
- a CDS encoding serine hydrolase domain-containing protein, which codes for MKKLIAALAASLVLSGCMMAARRVAHRVESTINPPAIQTSGASVPKAVNDNLLAIVKSGVSGVTAIVMKDGKQLYRVDIGKIDASTQYDIASASKWMTAALVMTVVDEGKLSLDEPISKVLPEFSGEKSTITLRMLLAQTAGTGSLRKGHIDISQDPRITLAESAAEVAKRPLAHPPGAVFEYGGPGFQVAGAMVEKVTGKRWADLFNERIAIPLGMTSTRWEHPRRGARVAASETLNPLLQGGVVTTADDYMKFLTMLAANGRFKDHQILSPQAIAAMETAQTLGLERGFMPPGVSEGAQYGLGNWCERWDADKHCTLVSSPGAFGTLPFIDRKSGIYGVFFLKDFLVRVGPRLREARQAILAEY
- a CDS encoding PepSY-associated TM helix domain-containing protein, with amino-acid sequence MFRKVLFQAHLWTGLILGIVFVVLGVTGALLVYQKELIALGQKPLPRAESQGAMLSADALIAAGKAAVPGKTDNVTLVFPKEQGEAAAVFMRKVEGGKHGHKARGEMRGPKAGMDGDGGRKNYTYVYLDPVSGKVLDVRDTKLNPFFATLHQLHANLMLGPDGRQVVGWFGAGMLLLGLSGIYLWWPRRGAWKYAFGIRKHAKGYLFHRDLHGAAGIWFWVVFVIVTFSGVVISFPATSRATFVAEKPAFDLRRGPVVQPVEGVDPIGADAAITLVKKEIPGAQLATISFPGKPDETLRVTLQGDPATIAFVDPYAKRIAGWRNKPADFVSWQRILHDGRGWGPVWRALVCISGLLPLLFTITGTVMWLKKRKGKTAALRVV